One stretch of Streptomyces sp. 135 DNA includes these proteins:
- a CDS encoding non-ribosomal peptide synthetase, translating to MSAPHHSVSAAVDRDLAAMAELSQRIAEQMGVPAQAPAAEDAPAAQDAPPGEQARPAQHGPRLEVARASGMVRGGSPESQRAHLDDLVRRYTAKTPTSKRIAQRYRRVLADSRAAVGFRSSTKEMLYPIAGRRAKGSWLEDVDGNRYVDITMGFGVLLFGHEPAFVSEAVREHLSRGVQLGPRNVETGEAAELLAELTGMERVAFANSGTEANSAAIRLARAATGRTRIITFEGAYHGHNDNVLGRSPRTGGEGLTTVPMSAGVPQNAVADLLVLPYGSEESLAVIERQADGIAAVVVEPVQSRHPALQPAAFVRRLRELTARHGIVLLFDEMLTGFRPAPRGAQELYGVTPDLATYGKLLGGGFPIGAIAGRADIMDGIDGGYWSYGDDSYPQADTTFFGGTYIQHPVSMVAARAVLAHLKEHSPRLQERLNARTDELAGTLNSFFEAEEFALSMSHFGSMFRFEHRADMELLYHHLMLRGVHVWEWRNFFLSTEHSDGDVEFIADAVKGSLRELRDAGFFRTKAKTRPMASVAPVASVAAVAKPQAMAWNGAAAAAAAPARPVAPRPAPPLDFGVYFFGDYPQDEKSPRHGKYDHLLETARFADRNGFHSLWIPERHFHSFGGLFPNPVVLAAALARETDRVRINAGSVVLPLHDPIRVAEEWSMVDNLSGGRVGIGCASGWHANDFVFFPERFGSHKETMYEQVAQVRRLWRGESVRRTTGAGESDLRLFPRPVQDAPPMYTAVVGNPASYELAARHDLGIVTNLMTQGIEQLRENIARYRRTRAEHGLDPEAGRVAVLLHTYLAEDHAAARAEAREPLSRYMRASLSLFGGVANSLGHQVDLSAMSEDDLDVLFRRAYDRYCDQRALIGSPESVRPVVEEVRAAGADEVVALVDFGVAPTAMRSGLTHLNALRSACAVPAAFSQGAVSAPGPTAAASAPTVVSAPGPAPAASAPTVVSGLATASAASAPAVAPAAVTVSAGSVPAAVSASAPTAAGSVPTAESAFAPTAAASAPTVVSAPATAPTAPAPTTVSASAPVPAAPAPTAAALTPTAAPAPAPGTAPAPAPGTPLSPGQQRIWFLERMLPGRTAYNETKAIELEGPLDVGALRAALHALVERHEQLRTVFREVGGEARQFARKPGEVDFAVVDGTAAGGDAVADTLKAESERRFDLAEGPLFVTRLVRLGAERHVLILSLHHIVMDAASAAVLARDLSALYRARLAGAPDAGLPALTRTYADHARRQLDSLGGAKAAEDLAYWKKALDGDLPVLALPTDRPRPAVMTSNGRALFRTLSPELSESVRGFGRKRRCTLFMTLLAGYAAALGRVTGQTDLVVGTPMSDRTPPYEDVVGFFVNTLALRLDLSGDPDFGTLLDRVRAVALDAYDHADVPFEAVVRELTPARALDRTPVFQTLAEFEPGDPFRFDLPGVRATPLDSGPDKALTDLSVYFTDQPDGIRCHLEYNTDLFDEATVDALFGTFRDVLAEAVGDAWWRGRVRQRTRSTVHALTSRWAEAAPDRTAVISGSGTLTYRELDQRAERLAAVLRGRDGGGAPVALWLPRGADLIVAMLAALKSGHGYVPLDPGQGRARAETILAESGTRILVVNGEGEEPADARPTLPPGTAVVDAAARTAPGPSTYSAPAPRSAPGPESLCFAIYTSGSTGTPKGVAVPHRAVVDLCQWHHERFGFTADDRSAAVCSQGFDAAALEIWPALTAGATVVVADETVRKDPAALARWYADRKITLSILPTALGEAVLALPDDLQPPLRHLLLGGDVLRTRPRPGAPYETVNVYGPTETTVLCTTHTVEPAGTGDAPIAPIAPIAPIPIGRPIDNVTLRILDARGREVPAGEAGELYVGGPGVATGYLGRPDLTAERFVRDPLGGTEPMYRTGDLVRRDESGVLEFLGRSDDQVKIRGYRVEPEEVTRALNGCAGVAEAVVLPRRDQRGEARLGAYVVPVTPTARHQELADRLTEELAARLPDHLVPRAWAVLPALPLSGNGKLDRTALPAPALITSPTGPGGPCEAPAAATPVSPAHPAPPAPRDVEARLRELWAAEFELDAGAVGPDASFFELGGHSLTAIRLANSVREEFGVEYPVARFYEEPTLRAMAAYLADGTDGDPGDVLGSAPVTAQQSAFITRHLTHPRPQIYNVAMRLTFTGTLDVPALRTALTGLVARHEALRTRLVEDAVTGEWRQEALRPRPVELPEEDLVARLGSEAEAAAEGERLAAETAAEPFDIRAELAPVLRLLRTGHDRWALLFVLHHAACDGWSVSVLLRELAALYRAAVTGTPHGLAVSVPQPGEYARWQREHGRTQDRGRLVDYWARELEGAPFGLALPLDRPRPEKLSGAGDVVLFTVEPAVRAGVEAMARRHRTTPFVVTAAALGRLVAEVTGEPDVLLAISYANRERREFEALAACTVSSFTLRIRGDEATSFGALVDQVARGAVGAIDHAAPIRTVAAELTEALGTEVPDRLPLGFQYQSSLETDIELPGVTTAVEDLAVPGARSEFNFGLIPTGDVLSGYLEYSTDLWDRATVEAWTGAYVALLAEGVAAAAEGES from the coding sequence ATGAGCGCCCCCCACCACTCCGTCTCCGCGGCGGTCGACCGGGACCTCGCCGCGATGGCCGAGCTGTCGCAGCGTATCGCCGAGCAGATGGGCGTACCGGCGCAGGCGCCCGCCGCCGAGGACGCGCCCGCCGCCCAGGACGCGCCCCCCGGCGAGCAGGCCCGGCCCGCCCAGCACGGCCCGCGCCTGGAGGTGGCCCGCGCCTCCGGCATGGTCCGCGGGGGTTCGCCCGAGTCCCAGCGGGCCCACCTCGACGACCTGGTGCGCCGCTACACCGCCAAGACGCCCACGTCGAAGCGGATCGCCCAGCGCTACCGCCGGGTGCTCGCCGACAGCCGGGCCGCGGTCGGCTTCCGCAGCAGCACGAAGGAGATGCTGTACCCCATCGCGGGGCGGCGGGCCAAGGGCTCATGGCTGGAGGACGTCGACGGCAACCGCTACGTCGACATCACCATGGGCTTCGGCGTGCTGCTCTTCGGCCACGAGCCCGCCTTCGTCTCCGAGGCCGTGCGCGAGCACCTGTCGCGCGGCGTCCAGCTCGGCCCCCGCAACGTCGAGACGGGCGAGGCCGCCGAACTCCTCGCCGAGCTGACCGGCATGGAGCGGGTCGCCTTCGCCAACTCCGGCACCGAGGCCAACTCCGCCGCGATCCGCCTCGCCCGCGCCGCCACCGGCCGCACCCGGATCATCACCTTCGAGGGCGCCTACCACGGCCACAACGACAACGTCCTCGGCCGCTCCCCGCGTACCGGCGGCGAAGGCCTCACCACCGTCCCCATGTCCGCGGGCGTCCCGCAGAACGCCGTCGCCGACCTGCTGGTCCTGCCCTACGGCAGCGAGGAGAGCCTCGCCGTCATCGAGCGGCAGGCGGACGGCATCGCGGCCGTCGTCGTCGAGCCGGTGCAGAGCCGCCACCCGGCCCTCCAGCCCGCGGCCTTCGTACGGCGGCTGCGCGAGCTGACCGCGCGGCACGGCATCGTCCTGCTCTTCGACGAGATGCTGACCGGCTTCCGCCCCGCGCCGCGCGGCGCCCAGGAGCTGTACGGCGTCACCCCCGACCTCGCCACCTACGGCAAACTGCTCGGCGGCGGCTTCCCCATCGGGGCCATCGCGGGCCGCGCCGACATCATGGACGGCATCGACGGCGGGTACTGGAGCTACGGGGACGACAGCTACCCGCAGGCCGACACCACCTTCTTCGGCGGTACGTACATCCAGCACCCCGTGTCGATGGTCGCCGCGCGCGCCGTGCTGGCCCACCTCAAGGAGCACAGCCCCCGGCTCCAGGAGCGGCTGAACGCCCGTACCGACGAACTGGCCGGCACGCTCAACTCCTTCTTCGAGGCGGAGGAGTTCGCCCTGAGCATGAGCCACTTCGGCTCGATGTTCCGGTTCGAGCACCGCGCCGACATGGAGTTGCTCTACCACCACCTCATGCTGCGCGGCGTCCATGTGTGGGAGTGGCGCAACTTCTTCCTCTCCACGGAACACTCCGACGGCGACGTCGAGTTCATCGCGGACGCGGTGAAGGGGTCCTTGCGGGAGCTGCGGGACGCGGGCTTCTTCCGTACGAAGGCGAAGACGCGGCCGATGGCTTCCGTGGCTCCGGTGGCTTCGGTTGCCGCGGTGGCGAAGCCGCAGGCCATGGCGTGGAACGGCGCCGCGGCCGCTGCCGCCGCCCCCGCCCGGCCCGTGGCGCCCCGCCCCGCCCCGCCCCTCGACTTCGGCGTCTACTTCTTCGGCGACTACCCGCAGGACGAGAAGAGCCCCCGGCACGGCAAGTACGACCACCTCCTGGAGACCGCCCGCTTCGCCGACCGCAACGGCTTCCACTCCCTGTGGATCCCCGAACGGCACTTCCACTCCTTCGGCGGCCTCTTCCCCAACCCGGTCGTACTCGCCGCCGCGCTCGCCCGCGAGACCGACCGCGTCCGCATCAACGCGGGCTCCGTCGTGCTGCCGCTGCACGACCCGATCCGCGTCGCCGAGGAGTGGTCGATGGTCGACAACCTCTCCGGGGGCCGCGTCGGCATCGGCTGCGCCAGTGGCTGGCACGCCAACGACTTCGTGTTCTTCCCCGAGCGGTTCGGCTCCCACAAGGAGACGATGTACGAACAGGTCGCCCAGGTGCGGCGGTTGTGGCGCGGCGAGTCCGTGCGCCGCACGACCGGCGCCGGGGAGAGCGACCTGCGGCTGTTCCCGCGGCCCGTCCAGGACGCCCCGCCGATGTACACGGCCGTCGTCGGCAACCCGGCATCGTACGAGCTGGCCGCACGCCACGACCTCGGCATCGTCACCAACCTCATGACGCAGGGCATCGAGCAGCTCCGCGAGAACATCGCCCGCTACCGCCGTACGCGCGCCGAGCACGGCCTGGACCCGGAGGCGGGGCGCGTGGCCGTGCTCCTGCACACCTACCTGGCAGAGGACCACGCGGCGGCGCGCGCGGAGGCCCGCGAGCCGTTGTCGCGGTACATGCGGGCGTCCCTGTCGCTGTTCGGCGGCGTCGCCAACAGCCTGGGTCATCAGGTCGACCTGTCGGCGATGTCGGAGGACGACCTGGACGTGCTCTTCCGCCGCGCCTACGACCGCTACTGCGACCAACGGGCCCTGATCGGCAGCCCCGAGAGCGTACGGCCCGTGGTCGAGGAGGTGCGTGCCGCGGGCGCCGACGAGGTAGTAGCCCTGGTCGACTTCGGCGTGGCCCCCACCGCGATGAGATCCGGCCTGACCCACCTCAACGCTCTGCGCAGCGCCTGCGCGGTGCCGGCCGCGTTTTCTCAGGGGGCAGTGTCCGCACCCGGCCCGACGGCCGCCGCGTCTGCTCCGACGGTCGTGTCAGCGCCCGGCCCGGCGCCCGCCGCGTCTGCTCCGACGGTCGTGTCCGGGCTCGCGACGGCCTCCGCCGCGTCTGCTCCGGCGGTCGCCCCGGCGGCTGTGACGGTGTCGGCCGGGTCTGTTCCGGCGGCCGTGTCTGCGTCTGCTCCGACGGCCGCCGGGTCTGTTCCGACGGCTGAGTCTGCCTTCGCTCCGACGGCCGCCGCCTCTGCTCCGACGGTCGTGTCCGCGCCCGCGACGGCGCCCACCGCACCTGCCCCGACGACCGTGTCTGCCTCCGCTCCGGTGCCCGCCGCGCCTGCTCCCACGGCCGCCGCGCTCACTCCGACAGCCGCCCCCGCCCCCGCTCCCGGGACGGCTCCGGCGCCCGCCCCCGGGACTCCACTCTCCCCCGGTCAGCAGCGGATCTGGTTCCTGGAGCGGATGCTCCCCGGCCGTACCGCGTACAACGAGACCAAGGCCATCGAGCTCGAAGGGCCGCTCGACGTCGGTGCCCTGCGCGCCGCCCTGCACGCGCTGGTCGAGCGGCACGAGCAGCTGCGTACCGTCTTCCGGGAAGTGGGCGGAGAAGCGCGGCAGTTCGCCCGGAAGCCGGGGGAGGTGGACTTCGCCGTCGTCGACGGGACGGCCGCCGGCGGTGACGCGGTCGCCGACACCCTCAAGGCCGAGAGCGAACGCCGCTTCGATCTGGCGGAGGGGCCGCTGTTCGTCACGCGCCTGGTCCGGCTGGGTGCCGAGCGGCACGTCCTCATCCTGTCGCTGCACCACATCGTGATGGACGCGGCGTCGGCGGCCGTGCTCGCCCGTGACCTCTCCGCCCTGTACCGCGCGCGGCTCGCGGGCGCCCCGGACGCGGGGCTGCCCGCCCTCACCCGCACCTACGCCGACCACGCCCGCCGCCAGCTCGACTCGCTCGGCGGCGCGAAGGCGGCGGAGGACCTCGCGTACTGGAAGAAGGCGCTCGACGGCGACCTGCCGGTCCTCGCCCTGCCCACCGACCGGCCGAGGCCCGCCGTGATGACGTCGAACGGCCGCGCGCTGTTCCGGACGCTGTCACCCGAACTGTCCGAGAGCGTGAGGGGCTTCGGGCGCAAGAGGCGCTGCACCCTCTTCATGACGCTGCTCGCCGGTTACGCGGCGGCGCTGGGCCGCGTCACCGGTCAGACCGACCTCGTCGTCGGCACCCCCATGTCGGACCGCACCCCGCCGTACGAGGACGTCGTCGGGTTCTTCGTGAACACCCTGGCGCTGCGCCTGGACCTCAGCGGCGACCCGGACTTCGGCACGCTCCTGGACCGGGTGCGCGCGGTCGCCCTGGACGCGTACGACCACGCGGACGTGCCCTTCGAGGCCGTCGTCCGGGAGCTGACCCCCGCCCGGGCGCTCGACCGGACGCCGGTCTTCCAGACGCTCGCCGAGTTCGAGCCGGGCGACCCCTTCCGCTTCGACCTGCCTGGGGTGCGCGCGACACCGCTCGACTCCGGCCCCGACAAGGCGCTGACCGACCTCAGCGTGTACTTCACCGACCAGCCGGACGGCATCCGCTGCCACCTGGAGTACAACACCGACCTCTTCGACGAGGCGACGGTCGACGCGCTCTTCGGGACGTTCCGTGACGTCCTCGCGGAAGCGGTGGGCGACGCGTGGTGGCGCGGCCGCGTCCGGCAGCGCACCCGCAGCACCGTCCACGCCCTGACCTCCCGCTGGGCGGAGGCGGCCCCCGACCGCACCGCCGTGATCAGCGGCAGCGGGACGCTGACCTACCGCGAGCTGGACCAGCGCGCCGAACGGCTCGCGGCCGTCCTGCGCGGCCGGGACGGCGGCGGCGCGCCGGTCGCCCTGTGGCTGCCGCGCGGCGCCGACCTGATCGTCGCCATGCTCGCGGCGCTCAAGTCGGGCCACGGCTATGTGCCGCTGGACCCCGGCCAGGGCAGGGCACGGGCCGAGACGATCCTCGCGGAGAGCGGCACCCGGATCCTCGTGGTCAACGGCGAGGGCGAGGAGCCCGCGGACGCCCGGCCGACGCTCCCGCCCGGCACGGCCGTGGTGGACGCGGCGGCAAGGACCGCGCCGGGTCCGTCGACGTACAGCGCCCCGGCCCCCCGCTCCGCGCCCGGCCCCGAGTCCCTCTGCTTCGCCATCTACACCTCCGGCAGCACCGGCACCCCCAAGGGCGTGGCCGTACCGCACCGGGCCGTGGTGGACCTGTGCCAGTGGCACCACGAACGCTTCGGGTTCACCGCGGACGACCGCAGCGCCGCCGTGTGCAGCCAGGGCTTCGACGCCGCCGCGCTGGAGATCTGGCCCGCGCTGACCGCCGGCGCCACGGTCGTCGTCGCCGACGAGACGGTCCGCAAGGACCCGGCCGCCCTGGCCCGCTGGTACGCGGACCGGAAGATCACCCTCTCCATCCTGCCGACCGCCCTCGGCGAGGCGGTCCTCGCACTGCCGGACGACCTCCAGCCACCGCTGCGGCACCTGCTGCTGGGCGGCGACGTGCTGCGCACCCGGCCACGCCCCGGCGCCCCGTACGAGACGGTGAACGTGTACGGGCCCACCGAGACGACGGTGCTGTGCACGACCCACACGGTGGAGCCCGCCGGTACCGGAGACGCGCCCATCGCACCCATCGCGCCCATCGCACCCATCCCAATAGGTCGCCCCATCGACAACGTCACGCTGCGGATCCTCGACGCGCGGGGCCGCGAGGTGCCCGCGGGGGAGGCCGGGGAGCTGTACGTCGGCGGACCCGGCGTGGCCACCGGCTACCTGGGCCGGCCCGACCTGACGGCGGAGCGCTTCGTCCGCGATCCGCTGGGCGGCACGGAGCCGATGTACCGCACCGGGGACCTGGTGCGCCGGGACGAGTCGGGGGTCCTGGAGTTCCTGGGCCGCAGCGACGACCAGGTGAAGATACGGGGCTACCGCGTGGAGCCCGAGGAGGTCACACGCGCCCTCAACGGCTGCGCGGGCGTCGCCGAGGCGGTCGTCCTGCCCCGCCGTGACCAGCGGGGCGAGGCCCGGCTCGGCGCCTACGTCGTACCCGTGACGCCGACGGCACGCCACCAGGAGCTCGCCGACCGCCTGACGGAGGAACTGGCCGCGCGGCTGCCCGACCACCTGGTGCCGCGCGCCTGGGCCGTCCTGCCCGCGCTCCCGCTGTCCGGCAACGGAAAGCTGGACCGGACCGCGCTGCCCGCCCCCGCGCTCATCACCTCGCCCACCGGCCCGGGCGGGCCCTGCGAGGCACCGGCCGCCGCCACCCCCGTGAGCCCCGCACACCCCGCGCCTCCCGCACCGAGGGACGTCGAGGCGCGCCTGCGGGAGCTGTGGGCCGCGGAGTTCGAGCTGGACGCGGGTGCGGTCGGCCCCGACGCCTCGTTCTTCGAGCTGGGCGGCCACTCCCTCACCGCCATCCGCCTGGCCAACAGCGTGCGGGAGGAGTTCGGCGTCGAGTACCCCGTCGCCCGCTTCTACGAGGAGCCCACGCTGCGCGCGATGGCGGCGTACCTCGCGGACGGGACGGACGGCGACCCGGGTGACGTACTCGGCAGCGCCCCCGTCACCGCCCAGCAGAGCGCCTTCATCACCCGGCATCTGACCCACCCCCGCCCGCAGATCTACAACGTGGCCATGCGCCTCACCTTCACGGGAACGCTGGACGTCCCGGCCCTGCGCACCGCGCTGACCGGGCTGGTCGCCCGCCACGAGGCGCTGCGCACGCGACTCGTGGAGGACGCGGTCACGGGGGAGTGGCGGCAGGAGGCGCTGCGCCCCCGGCCGGTCGAACTGCCCGAGGAGGACCTGGTCGCGCGCCTCGGTTCGGAGGCGGAAGCGGCGGCGGAGGGCGAGCGCCTGGCGGCGGAGACGGCCGCGGAGCCCTTCGACATCCGCGCCGAACTCGCCCCCGTACTGCGCCTGTTGCGCACCGGCCATGACCGCTGGGCACTGCTCTTCGTCCTGCACCACGCCGCCTGCGACGGCTGGTCGGTCAGCGTCCTGCTGCGCGAACTGGCCGCGCTGTACCGCGCGGCGGTCACCGGGACGCCGCACGGCCTGGCCGTGAGCGTGCCGCAGCCGGGCGAGTACGCGCGCTGGCAGCGGGAGCACGGCCGCACCCAGGACCGGGGCCGCCTGGTCGACTACTGGGCGCGGGAGCTTGAGGGCGCGCCGTTCGGCCTGGCGCTGCCGCTGGACCGGCCCCGTCCGGAGAAGCTGAGCGGCGCCGGGGACGTGGTGCTGTTCACGGTGGAGCCGGCCGTACGGGCCGGTGTGGAGGCGATGGCGCGGCGGCACCGCACGACGCCCTTCGTGGTGACGGCGGCGGCCCTCGGGCGGCTGGTCGCGGAGGTGACGGGCGAGCCGGACGTCCTGCTCGCCATCTCCTACGCCAACCGCGAGCGGCGGGAGTTCGAGGCGCTCGCGGCCTGCACGGTGTCGTCCTTCACGCTGCGGATCCGCGGCGACGAGGCCACCTCGTTCGGGGCGCTGGTGGACCAGGTGGCGCGCGGCGCGGTCGGGGCCATCGACCATGCCGCGCCGATCCGGACGGTGGCGGCGGAGCTGACGGAGGCGCTCGGCACCGAGGTCCCGGACCGGCTGCCGCTCGGCTTCCAGTACCAGAGCTCGCTGGAGACGGACATCGAGTTGCCGGGTGTGACCACGGCGGTGGAGGACCTGGCGGTGCCCGGCGCGCGCTCGGAGTTCAACTTCGGCCTGATCCCCACGGGGGACGTCCTCTCCGGCTACCTGGAGTACTCGACCGACCTGTGGGACCGCGCGACGGTGGAGGCGTGGACGGGTGCGTACGTCGCTCTCCTGGCCGAGGGTGTCGCCGCCGCGGCGGAGGGGGAGAGCTGA
- a CDS encoding type I polyketide synthase yields MTTAAAPDAVAVVGMSFRLPGADTPEEYWRTIRDGADRIRRFTEAELAAAGIPEEQYRADDFVGASGVLEDIAGFDAGFFGMSAHEARITDPQQRLFLECVHHALEDAGYAGGQGADSHHVGVYASTGYHLYSLQTYLQNNVLPDGVADWVAGLQITIGNYTDFAANRAAYRLGLTGPAINVQTACSSSLTAVYLAAQSVAHGECDIAVAGATAVHVPQVLGYQYVKGSILSKSGHLRPFDADADGTVGGTGVAALVLKRLDRALADGDHVHGVIRGWGVNNDGADKRAFSAPSADGQRGAIRRALEKAGVGADTIGYLETHGTGTFKGDPIEFEGATAAFRADTDRTGYCALGSVKANIGHLDVCSGLASLIKALLVLRHGVIPPMAGFRRPNPALDLAASPFYIPESPRPWPRGDAPRRACVSSFGVGGTNVHVVLEEAPEAAPRPAAADTPPPPDILVVSGHTEGALTDNARALRDHLRAHPDTHPADVVTTLALGRAHRRHRLAVRGDTVAAFTEALDAWLADPQPAATGTDGADIGFLFTGQGSLHRGAARHLHDRFPVVREVLDTCERQYAALTGGDSLLTPLLDQEDPGAEPSWPTELAQPALFALQCALIRLWREAGITPRVVAGHSVGEYAALYAAGALGIEDGLRLTAGRGALMRRHCAPGAMLAVPVAAHEAAELAAEVPGVELAVVNGPRSQVLAGPAAAVERLKTLLAARGVPARELPVRHAFHTALMDPALDGLRELCAEVESRPVEVPFVSGLDGRTRPPGWLPDTDYFVRQTRQPVRFADALRELGTSHPGTGTLLEIGPHTTLSGLARRQLPDRAAYPTLRRGAGLAPLRDAAAGLYRAGAPVDWRTFMGGAGRRIPLPGYRFQHKDYWTGPENHLPRPAQPARDGAEVAQDEAAVERVLQHIIKVTAQHLSYDTSEIAEDASFFDLGADSLQMIGVLRELEEEHGVKVSMRELFEEAGSAKGLALIIVRKTGGAGVTPVSPEPPAPTPASVPSLTVPEPSAPAPSLSAPEPPAPAPAASAAQAEYATRQEVEDLVRQVHQLSQMQLQLMGQLSQLLAAQTAQTAQTVRTDR; encoded by the coding sequence ATGACCACCGCCGCCGCCCCCGATGCCGTAGCCGTCGTAGGGATGTCCTTCCGGCTGCCCGGCGCGGACACCCCCGAGGAGTACTGGCGCACGATCCGCGACGGCGCTGACCGCATCCGCCGCTTCACCGAGGCCGAACTGGCCGCCGCGGGCATCCCCGAGGAGCAGTACCGGGCCGACGACTTCGTGGGGGCCAGCGGCGTACTGGAGGACATCGCGGGCTTCGACGCGGGTTTCTTCGGGATGAGCGCGCACGAGGCCCGCATCACCGACCCCCAGCAGCGGCTCTTCCTGGAGTGCGTGCACCACGCCCTGGAGGACGCCGGGTACGCGGGAGGGCAAGGAGCCGACAGCCACCACGTGGGCGTCTACGCCAGCACCGGCTACCACCTCTACTCCCTCCAGACCTACCTCCAGAACAACGTCCTGCCGGACGGCGTCGCCGACTGGGTGGCCGGGCTCCAGATCACCATCGGCAACTACACCGACTTCGCCGCCAACCGCGCCGCGTACCGCCTCGGCCTGACCGGCCCCGCCATCAACGTCCAGACGGCGTGCTCCAGTTCGCTGACGGCGGTGTACCTCGCCGCGCAGTCCGTGGCCCACGGCGAGTGCGACATCGCGGTGGCCGGGGCCACCGCCGTGCACGTGCCGCAGGTCCTCGGCTACCAGTACGTCAAGGGGTCCATCCTCTCCAAGAGCGGTCACCTGCGGCCCTTCGACGCCGACGCCGACGGCACCGTCGGCGGCACGGGCGTCGCGGCCCTCGTGCTCAAGCGCCTCGACCGGGCCCTCGCGGACGGTGACCACGTCCACGGCGTCATCCGGGGCTGGGGAGTCAACAACGACGGCGCCGACAAGCGGGCGTTCTCCGCGCCCAGCGCCGACGGCCAGCGGGGCGCCATCCGGCGCGCCCTGGAGAAGGCGGGCGTCGGCGCGGACACCATCGGTTACCTGGAGACCCACGGGACCGGCACCTTCAAGGGCGACCCGATCGAGTTCGAGGGCGCCACCGCCGCGTTCCGCGCCGACACCGACCGCACCGGCTACTGCGCACTCGGCTCGGTCAAGGCCAACATCGGGCACCTCGACGTGTGTTCGGGCCTGGCGAGCCTCATCAAGGCCCTGCTCGTGCTGCGGCACGGCGTCATCCCGCCGATGGCGGGCTTCCGCCGCCCGAACCCGGCCCTCGACCTCGCGGCCAGTCCGTTCTACATCCCCGAGTCGCCTCGCCCCTGGCCTCGCGGCGACGCGCCCCGCCGGGCCTGCGTCAGCTCCTTCGGCGTCGGCGGCACCAACGTCCACGTCGTCCTGGAAGAGGCCCCCGAGGCCGCGCCCCGCCCCGCCGCCGCCGACACACCGCCGCCCCCGGACATCCTCGTCGTCTCCGGCCACACCGAGGGGGCGCTCACCGACAACGCGCGGGCCCTGCGCGACCACCTGCGCGCGCACCCCGACACGCACCCCGCGGACGTCGTGACGACGCTGGCGCTCGGCCGCGCCCACCGCAGGCACCGCCTCGCGGTACGCGGCGACACGGTGGCCGCGTTCACCGAGGCCCTCGACGCCTGGCTCGCGGACCCACAACCGGCGGCGACCGGGACGGACGGGGCCGACATCGGGTTCCTCTTCACCGGACAGGGCAGCCTCCACCGGGGCGCGGCACGCCACCTCCACGACCGTTTCCCCGTCGTACGCGAGGTCCTGGACACCTGCGAGCGGCAGTACGCCGCGCTCACCGGCGGCGACAGCCTGCTGACCCCGCTGCTGGACCAGGAGGACCCCGGCGCCGAGCCTTCGTGGCCCACCGAACTGGCGCAGCCCGCGCTCTTCGCCCTCCAGTGCGCGCTGATCCGCCTGTGGCGCGAGGCCGGGATCACGCCGCGCGTGGTGGCCGGGCACAGCGTGGGGGAGTACGCGGCGCTGTACGCGGCCGGGGCGCTCGGCATCGAGGACGGGCTGCGCCTGACGGCCGGGCGCGGCGCGCTCATGCGCCGCCACTGCGCGCCCGGCGCGATGCTCGCGGTCCCGGTCGCGGCGCACGAGGCCGCGGAACTGGCCGCCGAGGTGCCCGGCGTCGAGCTCGCCGTCGTCAACGGCCCGCGCAGCCAGGTCCTCGCGGGCCCGGCCGCGGCCGTGGAGCGCCTGAAGACCCTGCTGGCCGCGCGCGGGGTCCCGGCGCGGGAGCTGCCGGTGCGGCACGCGTTCCACACGGCCCTGATGGACCCGGCCCTCGACGGGCTGCGGGAGCTGTGCGCGGAGGTGGAGTCCAGGCCGGTCGAGGTGCCGTTCGTGAGCGGCCTCGACGGGCGCACCCGGCCGCCGGGCTGGCTCCCGGACACCGACTATTTCGTACGACAGACGCGTCAGCCGGTGAGATTCGCCGACGCCCTGCGCGAGCTCGGCACGTCGCACCCGGGCACCGGCACGCTCCTGGAGATCGGCCCGCACACCACACTCAGCGGGCTCGCACGGCGGCAGCTGCCGGACCGGGCGGCGTATCCGACGCTGCGGCGCGGCGCCGGACTCGCACCGCTCCGGGACGCGGCGGCCGGCCTGTACCGGGCCGGGGCGCCGGTCGACTGGCGGACCTTCATGGGCGGGGCGGGCCGCAGGATCCCCCTGCCCGGCTACCGCTTCCAGCACAAGGACTACTGGACAGGGCCGGAGAACCACCTTCCCCGGCCCGCACAACCGGCAAGGGATGGGGCCGAAGTGGCACAGGACGAGGCAGCGGTCGAGCGCGTGCTCCAGCACATCATCAAGGTCACGGCGCAACACCTCAGCTATGACACGAGCGAGATAGCAGAGGACGCTTCCTTCTTCGACCTCGGCGCGGACTCGCTGCAAATGATAGGCGTGCTGCGGGAGTTGGAGGAGGAGCACGGGGTCAAGGTGTCGATGCGGGAGCTGTTCGAGGAGGCGGGGTCGGCGAAGGGGCTGGCTCTGATCATCGTGCGGAAGACGGGGGGAGCGGGGGTGACGCCCGTGTCGCCTGAGCCGCCCGCGCCCACGCCCGCGTCCGTGCCTTCACTGACGGTTCCTGAGCCGTCCGCCCCCGCGCCTTCGCTGTCCGCACCGGAGCCGCCCGCCCCCGCACCCGCCGCTTCGGCCGCCCAGGCCGAGTACGCCACCCGGCAGGAGGTCGAGGACCTCGTACGCCAGGTGCACCAGCTCTCGCAGATGCAGCTCCAGCTGATGGGCCAGCTCTCCCAGCTGCTGGCCGCCCAGACCGCCCAGACCGCCCAGACCGTTCGGACGGACCGATGA